One region of Brachybacterium saurashtrense genomic DNA includes:
- the rpsD gene encoding 30S ribosomal protein S4 yields MTNVTRARRQARLSRALGLPLTPKSVKYFEKRPYPPGEHGRARRRTESDYAVRLKEKQRLRAQYGLREKQLHRAYLDAKKEPGLTGESMVELLEMRLDALVLRAGFARTTLQARQAVVHRHVLVDGKLVDRPSFRVKPGQTIQIKPKSQAMEPFQVAAEGGNSDVLASVPSYLSVELPELKAQLVARPKRAEVPVTVDVQMVVEYYAR; encoded by the coding sequence GTGACCAACGTCACCCGTGCGCGCCGCCAGGCGCGTCTGTCCCGAGCCCTCGGGCTCCCGCTCACCCCGAAGTCGGTCAAGTACTTCGAGAAGCGCCCGTACCCCCCGGGCGAGCACGGTCGCGCCCGTCGGCGCACCGAGTCCGACTACGCCGTGCGCCTCAAGGAGAAGCAGCGTCTGCGCGCCCAGTACGGCCTGCGCGAGAAGCAGCTCCACCGCGCCTACCTGGACGCCAAGAAGGAGCCGGGCCTGACCGGCGAGAGCATGGTCGAGCTGCTGGAGATGCGTCTGGACGCGCTCGTGCTGCGCGCCGGGTTCGCCCGCACCACCCTCCAGGCCCGTCAGGCCGTCGTGCACCGCCACGTGCTGGTCGACGGCAAGCTGGTGGACCGTCCGTCCTTCCGCGTGAAGCCGGGCCAGACCATCCAGATCAAGCCCAAGTCCCAGGCAATGGAGCCGTTCCAGGTCGCCGCCGAGGGCGGGAACTCCGACGTCCTCGCGTCGGTCCCCTCGTACCTCTCCGTCGAGCTGCCCGAGCTGAAGGCCCAGCTCGTCGCGCGCCCCAAGCGCGCCGAGGTCCCCGTCACGGTCGACGTCCAGATGGTCGTCGAGTACTACGCGCGCTGA
- a CDS encoding replication-associated recombination protein A gives MDEDLFSLSGDAPAPRTLSDRNRDHRAPLAVRMRPRSLDEVVGQHSALEAGSPLRRLVSGDDSRTAPASVILWGPPGTGKTTLAYVVAQSGDREFVEISAVLAGVKDIREVVDQARSRLRTVGRETVLFVDEVHRFSKSQQDALLPSVENRWVTLVAATTENPYFSVISPLLSRSIVLTLESLERADLDRLVDRALVEERGLDGAVTLTEDAREALLRLGGGDARKILTSLEAAAAAALMRGTSEVDAAVLSQAVNRAAVRYDRAGDQHYDVTSAFIKSMRGSDVDAALHYLARMIEAGEDPRFIARRVVIAAGEEVGMADPAALQVAVAAMQAVQMLGMPEGRIPLAQAVVHIATAPKSNASYRALDAALADVRAGKGQGVPAHLRDAHYAGASALGHGTDYLYAHDAPHGVVAQQYPPDDLVGVDYYRPTTHGHEETASRRVEALRRILRSGDGGTGR, from the coding sequence ATGGACGAGGACCTCTTCTCCCTCAGCGGCGACGCGCCCGCCCCGCGCACGCTGTCGGACCGCAACCGGGACCACCGCGCTCCGCTCGCGGTGCGGATGCGGCCCCGCTCGCTCGACGAGGTGGTGGGCCAGCACTCGGCGCTCGAGGCCGGCAGCCCGCTGCGCCGGCTGGTCTCCGGGGACGACTCCCGCACCGCCCCGGCCTCGGTGATCCTGTGGGGACCGCCCGGCACCGGCAAGACCACCCTCGCCTACGTGGTCGCGCAGTCCGGGGACCGCGAGTTCGTGGAGATCTCCGCGGTGCTCGCCGGGGTCAAGGACATCCGCGAGGTGGTGGACCAGGCCCGCTCCCGACTGCGCACCGTGGGGCGCGAGACCGTGCTGTTCGTGGACGAGGTGCACCGCTTCTCGAAGTCCCAGCAGGACGCCCTGCTGCCCAGCGTCGAGAACCGCTGGGTGACCCTCGTGGCCGCCACCACGGAGAACCCCTACTTCTCGGTGATCTCCCCGCTGCTGTCCCGCTCCATCGTGCTCACCCTCGAGTCGCTCGAGCGCGCGGACCTCGACCGCCTGGTGGACCGCGCCCTCGTGGAGGAGCGCGGACTCGACGGCGCCGTCACCCTCACCGAGGACGCCCGCGAGGCGCTGCTGCGCCTGGGCGGCGGGGACGCCCGCAAGATCCTCACCTCCCTCGAGGCGGCCGCCGCCGCCGCGCTGATGCGGGGCACGAGCGAGGTGGACGCCGCCGTGCTCTCGCAGGCCGTGAACCGCGCGGCGGTGCGCTACGACCGGGCCGGCGATCAGCACTACGACGTCACCAGCGCATTCATCAAGTCGATGCGGGGCAGCGACGTGGATGCGGCGCTGCACTACCTGGCCCGTATGATCGAGGCGGGGGAGGACCCGCGCTTCATCGCCCGGCGCGTGGTGATCGCCGCGGGCGAGGAGGTGGGCATGGCGGACCCCGCCGCGCTGCAGGTAGCGGTCGCCGCGATGCAGGCCGTGCAGATGCTGGGCATGCCCGAGGGGCGGATCCCGCTGGCCCAGGCGGTGGTGCACATCGCCACCGCGCCGAAGTCCAACGCCTCCTACCGCGCCCTGGACGCGGCCCTCGCGGACGTGCGCGCCGGGAAGGGGCAGGGCGTGCCCGCGCACTTGCGCGACGCCCACTACGCCGGGGCGTCGGCGCTGGGCCACGGCACCGACTACCTCTACGCGCACGACGCCCCGCACGGGGTGGTCGCCCAGCAGTACCCGCCGGACGACCTGGTGGGCGTGGACTACTACCGACCCACCACCCACGGCCACGAGGAGACCGCCTCCCGGCGGGTGGAGGCGCTGCGCCGCATCCTGCGCTCCGGCGACGGCGGCACGGGCCGCTGA
- a CDS encoding quinone-dependent dihydroorotate dehydrogenase translates to MTTIDDPRHGLYPVLFRHALSRLDPEQAHRLTVRALAAAHALPGGPAVLRALFRTAAPRRDEHGAREVLGRTHRSPLGLAAGFDKDGEVPLALLDLGFGHVEVGTVTATAQPGNPRPRSFRLVADRALINRMGFNNHGAAALAKRLARARRTERGQRAVIGVNIGKSKVTALEDAAEDYRFSARLLAPYADYLAINVSSPNTPGLRDLQSVEMLRPILEAVVEEAASARRRLRREIPVLVKIAPDLHDQDVLAVASLVAEVGLAGVIAANTTISRPEELATERTVIDRIGAGGLSGPVLAERSREVLRLLRASLPADSVIISCGGITTAQDVRRRLADGADLVQGYTAMIYEGPSWPGRIARELARD, encoded by the coding sequence GTGACCACCATCGACGACCCGCGCCACGGCCTCTATCCCGTGCTGTTCCGGCACGCGCTCAGCCGGCTGGATCCGGAGCAGGCGCACCGCCTCACCGTGCGTGCCCTCGCCGCCGCGCACGCCCTCCCGGGAGGGCCCGCGGTGCTGCGCGCCCTCTTCCGCACCGCCGCCCCGAGGCGGGACGAGCACGGCGCCCGCGAGGTGCTGGGCCGCACGCACCGCAGTCCCCTGGGTCTCGCCGCCGGCTTCGACAAGGACGGCGAGGTGCCGCTCGCGCTGCTGGACCTCGGCTTCGGCCACGTCGAGGTGGGGACGGTGACCGCCACGGCCCAGCCCGGCAATCCGCGCCCCCGGTCCTTCCGCCTGGTCGCCGATCGGGCCCTGATCAACCGGATGGGCTTCAACAATCACGGCGCCGCCGCGCTCGCCAAGCGCCTGGCCCGCGCCCGCCGCACCGAACGCGGCCAGCGGGCCGTGATCGGCGTGAACATCGGCAAGTCCAAGGTGACCGCGCTCGAGGACGCCGCCGAGGACTACCGCTTCTCGGCGCGGCTGCTCGCGCCCTACGCCGACTACCTCGCCATCAACGTCTCCAGCCCCAACACCCCGGGGCTGCGGGACCTGCAGAGCGTGGAGATGCTCCGGCCGATCCTCGAGGCCGTGGTCGAGGAGGCGGCCAGTGCTCGTCGGCGGCTGCGTCGTGAGATCCCCGTGCTGGTCAAGATCGCCCCGGATCTCCACGACCAGGACGTGCTCGCCGTCGCCTCCTTGGTGGCCGAGGTGGGCCTGGCGGGCGTGATCGCCGCCAACACCACCATCTCCCGCCCGGAGGAGCTCGCGACAGAGCGCACCGTGATCGACCGCATCGGCGCCGGCGGGCTCTCCGGTCCGGTGCTGGCCGAGCGCTCCCGCGAGGTCCTGCGCCTGCTGCGCGCCTCGCTGCCGGCGGACTCGGTGATCATCAGCTGCGGCGGGATCACCACCGCCCAGGACGTGCGCCGCCGCCTCGCCGACGGCGCGGACCTCGTGCAGGGCTACACCGCGATGATCTACGAGGGGCCCTCCTGGCCCGGGCGGATCGCGCGCGAGCTCGCCCGGGACTGA